Proteins encoded in a region of the Streptomyces violaceoruber genome:
- a CDS encoding ABC transporter ATP-binding protein: MMNYPMEHSSPPPEGQGGDPAPPAVHAEDLTVVRGPRTVLRGLGFTVPRGRITGLLGPSGCGKSTLMRAIVGTQAKVTGTLDVLGRPAGHPALRTRIGYVTQAPSVFDDLTVRQNLDYFAEILDPGRAASDHRHDDVTRVIADVDLTAHADALAGNLSGGQRSRVSLAVALLGAPELLVLDEPTVGLDPVLRRDLWTLFHSIAADRGATLLVSSHVMDEAERCHRLLLMREGEVLADDTPDALRTRTGSETVEEAFLHLVDEAKDKAAARTKETTR; this comes from the coding sequence ATGATGAATTACCCGATGGAGCACTCCTCCCCACCCCCCGAAGGGCAAGGCGGCGACCCCGCCCCGCCCGCCGTCCACGCCGAAGACCTCACAGTCGTCCGCGGCCCCCGCACCGTCCTGCGAGGCCTCGGCTTCACCGTTCCGCGCGGTCGGATCACCGGTCTCCTCGGCCCCTCCGGCTGCGGCAAGTCGACGCTGATGCGGGCGATCGTCGGCACCCAGGCCAAGGTCACCGGCACCCTGGACGTCCTCGGCCGCCCGGCCGGCCACCCGGCCCTGCGCACCCGTATCGGCTACGTCACCCAGGCCCCCTCCGTCTTCGACGATCTGACCGTCCGCCAGAACCTGGACTACTTCGCCGAGATCCTCGACCCCGGCCGGGCGGCATCCGACCACCGCCACGACGACGTCACCCGGGTCATCGCCGACGTCGACCTCACCGCCCACGCCGACGCCCTGGCCGGCAACCTCTCCGGCGGCCAGCGCAGCCGGGTCTCCCTCGCCGTGGCCCTCCTGGGCGCCCCCGAACTCCTCGTCCTCGACGAACCGACGGTCGGCCTCGACCCGGTACTCCGCCGCGACCTGTGGACCCTCTTCCACTCCATCGCCGCCGACCGCGGCGCCACCCTCCTCGTCTCCTCCCACGTGATGGACGAGGCCGAGCGCTGTCACCGGCTGCTCCTGATGCGCGAGGGCGAGGTCCTCGCCGACGACACCCCCGACGCCCTGCGCACCCGTACCGGCTCCGAGACGGTCGAGGAAGCCTTCCTCCACCTGGTCGACGAGGCGAAGGACAAGGCGGCGGCCCGCACGAAGGAGACGACCCGATGA
- the ilvD gene encoding dihydroxy-acid dehydratase, protein MPELRSRTVTHGRNMAGARALMRASGVPGADIGRKPIIAVANSFTEFVPGHTHLAPVGRIVSEAVTAAGGIPREFNTIAVDDGIAMGHGGMLYSLPSRDLIADSVEYMVEAHCADALICISNCDKITPGMLNAALRLNIPTVFVSGGPMESGRATLVDGTVRTLDLVDAMSEAVNDKISDADILRIEENACPTCGSCSGMFTANSMNCLTEAIGLSLPGNGSVLATHTARKTLYENAARTVLDLTRRYYEQDDDSVLPRNIATPAAFGNAMALDIAMGGSTNTILHLLAAAQEAEVSYGLAEMDALSRSVPCLAKVAPNVAKDRTYYMEDVHRAGGIPALLGELHRGGLLNEDVHSVHSPSLADWLKTWDVRGGSPSKEAVELWHAAPGCVRSAEAFSQSERWDTLDEDAEGGCIRSVEHAYSKDGGLAVLRGNLAVDGCVVKTAGVDESIWTFEGPAVVCESQEEAVQKILTQQVKEGDVVVIRYEGPKGGPGMQEMLYPTSYLKGRGLGKACALVTDGRFSGGTSGLSIGHASPEAAAGGTIALVEDGDRIRIDIPNRSIELLVDDAELTRREQALNGVYAPKNRDRKVSAALKAYAAMATSADKGAVRDVSKLG, encoded by the coding sequence ATGCCCGAACTGAGGTCCCGCACAGTCACCCACGGCCGCAACATGGCGGGCGCCCGCGCCCTTATGCGTGCCTCCGGTGTACCCGGCGCGGACATCGGGCGGAAGCCGATCATCGCCGTCGCCAACAGCTTCACGGAGTTCGTGCCGGGCCACACGCACCTGGCCCCCGTCGGCCGCATCGTCAGCGAGGCGGTCACCGCGGCCGGCGGCATCCCGCGCGAGTTCAACACGATCGCCGTGGACGACGGCATCGCCATGGGCCACGGCGGCATGCTCTACAGCCTCCCCTCCCGCGACCTGATCGCGGACAGCGTGGAGTACATGGTCGAGGCGCACTGCGCCGACGCCCTGATCTGCATCTCCAACTGCGACAAGATCACCCCGGGCATGCTCAACGCGGCGCTCCGCCTGAACATCCCCACGGTCTTCGTCTCCGGCGGACCCATGGAGTCCGGCCGCGCCACCCTGGTCGACGGCACGGTCCGCACCCTCGACCTGGTCGACGCGATGTCGGAGGCGGTCAACGACAAGATCTCCGACGCGGACATCCTCCGCATCGAGGAGAACGCCTGCCCGACCTGCGGCTCCTGTTCCGGCATGTTCACCGCCAACTCGATGAACTGCCTGACCGAGGCCATCGGCCTCTCCCTGCCCGGCAACGGCTCGGTCCTGGCCACCCACACCGCCCGCAAGACGCTCTACGAGAACGCCGCCCGCACGGTGCTCGACCTGACCCGCCGCTACTACGAGCAGGACGACGACTCGGTCCTGCCGCGCAACATCGCCACCCCCGCCGCCTTCGGCAACGCCATGGCGCTGGACATCGCGATGGGCGGCTCCACCAACACGATCCTGCACCTGCTGGCCGCCGCCCAGGAGGCCGAGGTCTCCTACGGCCTCGCCGAGATGGACGCCCTCTCGCGCAGCGTCCCCTGCCTGGCCAAGGTCGCGCCCAACGTGGCCAAGGACCGCACGTACTACATGGAGGACGTGCACCGCGCCGGCGGCATCCCCGCCCTCCTCGGCGAACTGCACCGCGGCGGCCTGCTCAACGAGGACGTCCACTCCGTCCACAGCCCGTCCCTGGCCGACTGGCTGAAGACCTGGGACGTGCGCGGCGGCTCCCCCTCCAAGGAGGCGGTCGAGCTGTGGCACGCGGCCCCCGGCTGCGTCCGCTCCGCCGAGGCCTTCTCCCAGTCCGAGCGCTGGGACACCCTGGACGAGGACGCCGAGGGCGGCTGCATCCGCTCCGTCGAGCACGCCTACTCCAAGGACGGCGGCCTCGCGGTCCTGCGCGGCAACCTCGCCGTCGACGGCTGCGTCGTCAAGACGGCCGGCGTCGACGAGTCCATCTGGACCTTCGAGGGCCCGGCGGTCGTCTGCGAGTCGCAGGAGGAGGCCGTCCAGAAGATCCTCACCCAGCAGGTCAAGGAGGGCGACGTCGTCGTCATCCGCTACGAGGGCCCCAAGGGCGGCCCCGGCATGCAGGAGATGCTCTACCCGACCTCGTACCTGAAGGGCCGCGGCCTCGGAAAGGCCTGCGCCCTGGTCACCGACGGCCGCTTCTCGGGTGGCACCTCGGGCCTGTCCATCGGCCACGCCTCGCCGGAGGCGGCGGCCGGCGGCACCATCGCCCTGGTCGAGGACGGCGACCGCATCCGCATCGACATCCCGAACCGCTCCATCGAGCTGCTCGTGGACGACGCCGAGCTGACCCGACGCGAGCAGGCCCTGAACGGCGTGTACGCCCCGAAGAACCGCGACCGCAAGGTCTCCGCGGCCCTCAAGGCGTACGCCGCGATGGCCACCAGCGCCGACAAGGGCGCGGTCCGCGACGTCAGCAAGCTGGGCTGA
- a CDS encoding ABC transporter permease: MTTPTAPAPPAPALTPAPTRPLSLARTTATATRVLRQLSHDPRTIALLMLIPCVMLFLLRYVFDGSPRTFDNIGASLLGIFPLITMFLVTSIATLRERTSGTLERLLAMPLGKGDLIAGYALAFGALAIVQSALATGLAVWFLGLDVTGSPWLLLLVALLDALLGTALGLFVSAFAASEFQAVQFMPAVIFPQLLLCGLFTPRDNMHPALEAVSDVLPMSYAVDGMNEVLRHTDMTATFVRDALIVAGCALLVLALGAATLKRRTA; this comes from the coding sequence ATGACCACGCCCACGGCCCCCGCGCCCCCCGCACCCGCCCTCACCCCGGCCCCCACCCGCCCCCTGAGCCTCGCCCGCACCACGGCCACGGCCACCCGCGTCCTGCGCCAGCTGAGCCACGACCCCCGCACCATCGCGCTCCTGATGCTGATCCCCTGCGTGATGCTCTTCCTGCTGCGCTACGTCTTCGACGGCAGCCCGCGCACCTTCGACAACATCGGCGCCTCGCTCCTCGGCATCTTCCCGCTGATCACGATGTTCCTGGTCACCTCCATCGCGACGCTGCGCGAACGCACCTCGGGCACCCTCGAACGCCTCCTCGCCATGCCCCTCGGCAAAGGCGACCTCATCGCGGGATACGCCCTCGCCTTCGGTGCCCTCGCCATCGTCCAGTCGGCCCTCGCCACCGGCCTGGCGGTCTGGTTCCTGGGCCTGGACGTGACGGGCAGCCCCTGGCTCCTCCTCCTGGTCGCCCTGCTCGACGCCCTCCTGGGCACCGCACTCGGCCTCTTCGTCTCGGCCTTCGCGGCCTCGGAATTCCAGGCGGTCCAGTTCATGCCGGCGGTGATCTTCCCCCAGCTCCTCCTCTGCGGCCTCTTCACCCCGCGCGACAACATGCACCCCGCCCTGGAGGCCGTCTCCGACGTCCTGCCCATGTCCTACGCCGTCGACGGCATGAACGAGGTCCTGCGCCACACCGACATGACCGCCACCTTCGTCCGCGACGCCCTGATCGTCGCCGGCTGCGCCCTGCTGGTCCTCGCTCTGGGCGCGGCAACCCTGAAACGCCGGACGGCATAG
- a CDS encoding class I SAM-dependent methyltransferase, which yields MTTPPQANHSARAHSFNAAAAQYAANRPSYPPALFDALEELTGRPLKGSRVVDVGAGTGLATARLHERGADVIAVEPGAGMAAEFRRTLPGVPVVRGNGNALPLADHGADLLTYAQSWHWTDPTLAVPEALRVLRPGGALALWWNTDAHDVPWIADSGRRIDRHFAGLNLSAEKRNFDARFADPTGNLDFVHHEIRWSRRVPLDTHLANLGSHSVFLTDTEERATAFFAEERRHLLAVFPDGLVEETYDVHLLLAPTSTT from the coding sequence ATGACGACACCTCCGCAGGCCAACCACAGCGCCCGGGCCCATTCCTTCAACGCGGCCGCGGCCCAGTACGCCGCCAACCGCCCCTCCTACCCGCCCGCCCTCTTCGACGCGCTGGAGGAGCTGACCGGCCGTCCCCTCAAGGGCTCCCGCGTCGTGGACGTCGGCGCCGGTACGGGTCTCGCCACCGCCCGCCTGCACGAGCGCGGCGCAGACGTGATCGCCGTCGAACCCGGCGCCGGCATGGCGGCCGAGTTCCGCCGGACCCTCCCCGGCGTCCCCGTGGTGCGCGGCAACGGCAACGCCCTGCCCCTCGCCGACCACGGCGCCGACCTGCTCACCTACGCCCAGTCCTGGCACTGGACCGACCCCACCCTGGCCGTCCCGGAGGCGCTGCGCGTGCTGCGGCCGGGCGGCGCGCTGGCGCTGTGGTGGAACACCGACGCCCACGACGTGCCCTGGATCGCGGACTCGGGGCGGCGCATCGACCGGCACTTCGCCGGCCTGAACCTCTCCGCCGAGAAACGCAACTTCGACGCCCGCTTCGCCGACCCCACCGGGAACCTGGACTTCGTCCACCACGAGATCCGCTGGAGCCGTCGCGTCCCCCTCGACACCCACCTGGCCAACCTCGGCAGCCACTCGGTCTTCCTGACCGACACCGAGGAACGCGCCACGGCCTTCTTCGCCGAGGAGCGCCGACACCTGCTGGCCGTCTTCCCGGACGGCCTGGTCGAGGAGACGTACGACGTCCACCTCCTCCTCGCCCCGACCTCGACGACCTGA
- a CDS encoding Ppx/GppA phosphatase family protein, whose protein sequence is MRLGVLDVGSNTVHLLVVDAHPGARPLPAHSHKVELRLAQLLDEDGAIGPDGVDQLAAVVREALQAAEDKGVEDLLPFATSAVREASNADDVLARVRAETGVELTVLTGAEEARLTFLAARRWFGWSAGRLLVLDIGGGSLEIAYGMDEEPDAAVSLPLGAGRLTAARLPDDPPHPDDVRALRRHVRTEIARTVGEFSRLGAPDHVVATSKTFRQLARITGAARSAEGLYVQRELKRASLEAWVPRLAAMTSTERAELPGVSEGRAHQLLAGALVAEGAMDLFRVESLEICPWALREGVILRRLDHMGQ, encoded by the coding sequence ATGAGACTCGGTGTCCTCGACGTGGGTTCGAACACGGTGCATCTGCTGGTGGTGGACGCGCACCCCGGAGCCCGCCCGCTGCCCGCCCACTCGCACAAGGTGGAACTGCGCCTCGCCCAGCTCCTCGACGAGGACGGGGCGATCGGCCCCGACGGTGTCGACCAGCTGGCCGCGGTCGTCCGGGAGGCGCTCCAGGCGGCCGAGGACAAGGGCGTCGAGGACCTCCTGCCGTTCGCCACCTCGGCCGTGCGCGAGGCCAGCAACGCCGACGACGTCCTCGCGCGCGTGCGCGCCGAGACCGGCGTCGAGCTGACCGTCCTCACCGGCGCCGAGGAGGCCCGGCTCACCTTCCTCGCCGCCCGCCGCTGGTTCGGCTGGTCCGCGGGCAGGCTGCTGGTCCTCGACATCGGCGGCGGCTCCCTGGAGATCGCGTACGGCATGGACGAGGAACCGGACGCCGCCGTGTCGCTGCCGCTCGGCGCGGGCCGGCTGACCGCGGCCCGGCTGCCCGACGACCCGCCCCACCCGGACGACGTCAGGGCGCTGCGCCGCCACGTCCGTACGGAGATCGCCCGGACGGTCGGCGAGTTCAGCCGCCTCGGCGCCCCCGACCACGTGGTCGCCACCTCGAAGACCTTCCGGCAGCTGGCCCGTATCACCGGCGCCGCCCGCTCCGCCGAGGGCCTCTACGTCCAGCGCGAGCTGAAGCGTGCCTCGCTGGAGGCCTGGGTGCCCCGCCTGGCCGCCATGACCAGCACCGAGCGCGCCGAGCTCCCCGGCGTCTCCGAGGGCCGCGCGCACCAGCTCCTGGCCGGCGCCCTGGTGGCCGAGGGCGCGATGGACCTCTTCCGCGTGGAGAGCCTGGAGATCTGCCCGTGGGCGCTCCGGGAGGGCGTGATCCTGCGCAGGCTGGATCACATGGGCCAGTAA
- a CDS encoding DUF4232 domain-containing protein, whose protein sequence is MRVRKLTIAAMALAAGLSLTACQNDDDAAGQSTAPPAASTAASSDGGSGSAGSDSAESSNGTGGTGGTEGTEGSGGTGGAGEEGKAAKCSTDELEITAADATVGGDTEGTVAVDLKNGGGRDCSLAGYAGVDLKTNSGTVSAERTGDPAPRVVLKDGETVTFGITYPVNDSGGSGVRITGLVVTPPDETKSVTLDWPGGASLPVTDGSGTPVRVGPLGSAGQGG, encoded by the coding sequence ATGCGCGTTCGCAAGCTGACCATCGCCGCCATGGCCCTCGCCGCCGGTCTCTCGCTCACGGCCTGCCAGAACGACGACGACGCCGCGGGCCAGAGCACCGCACCGCCGGCCGCCTCCACCGCGGCCTCCTCGGACGGCGGCTCGGGTTCGGCGGGCTCGGACTCCGCGGAGTCCTCCAACGGGACCGGCGGCACCGGTGGCACCGAGGGGACGGAGGGCTCGGGCGGCACCGGCGGCGCCGGCGAGGAGGGCAAGGCCGCCAAGTGCAGCACCGACGAGCTGGAGATCACGGCGGCCGACGCCACCGTCGGCGGCGACACGGAGGGGACCGTCGCGGTCGACCTGAAGAACGGCGGCGGCCGGGACTGCTCCCTCGCGGGCTACGCGGGCGTCGACCTCAAGACGAACTCGGGCACCGTGTCCGCCGAGCGCACGGGCGACCCGGCCCCCAGGGTCGTCCTCAAGGACGGGGAGACGGTGACCTTCGGCATCACCTACCCGGTCAACGACTCGGGCGGCTCGGGCGTCCGCATCACCGGTCTGGTGGTGACCCCGCCCGACGAGACGAAGTCGGTCACCCTCGACTGGCCGGGCGGCGCCTCGCTGCCCGTCACGGACGGCTCCGGCACCCCGGTGCGGGTCGGCCCGCTCGGCAGCGCCGGCCAGGGCGGCTGA
- a CDS encoding sugar phosphate isomerase/epimerase family protein, with protein MAKPSDAVRIQDTKVALSTASVYPESTATAFEIAARLGYDGVEVMVWTDPVSQDIEALRRLSDYHRMPILAVHAPCLLITQRVWSTDPWVKLQRARAAAEKLGASTVVVHPPFRWQRQYARDFVDGIWRMADETDVRFAVENMYPWRYRDREMQAYAPDWDVTKDDYRHFTIDLSHAATSRTDTLDMIDRMSDRLGHVHLADGKGSAKDEHLVPGRGNQPCAEVLERLAHTGFDGHVVIEVNTRRAMSGAEREADLAEALAFTRLHLAQTVSPVPGGPATRTDRR; from the coding sequence GTGGCAAAACCAAGCGACGCCGTCCGCATCCAGGACACGAAGGTCGCCCTGTCGACGGCTTCCGTCTACCCGGAGTCGACGGCGACGGCCTTCGAGATCGCCGCCCGCCTCGGTTACGACGGCGTGGAGGTGATGGTCTGGACGGACCCGGTCAGCCAGGACATCGAGGCGCTGCGCAGGCTCAGCGACTACCACCGCATGCCGATACTCGCCGTGCACGCACCGTGTCTCCTCATCACCCAGCGCGTCTGGTCCACCGACCCCTGGGTCAAGCTCCAGCGCGCCCGCGCCGCCGCCGAGAAGCTCGGCGCGTCCACCGTCGTCGTGCACCCCCCGTTCCGCTGGCAGCGCCAGTACGCGCGCGACTTCGTCGACGGCATCTGGCGGATGGCCGACGAGACGGACGTCCGCTTCGCCGTCGAGAACATGTACCCCTGGCGCTACCGCGACCGCGAGATGCAGGCCTACGCCCCCGACTGGGACGTGACGAAGGACGACTACCGGCACTTCACGATCGACCTCAGCCACGCCGCGACCTCCCGCACCGACACCCTCGACATGATCGACCGCATGAGCGACCGCCTCGGCCACGTCCATCTGGCCGACGGCAAGGGCTCCGCCAAGGACGAGCACCTCGTCCCCGGCCGCGGCAACCAGCCCTGCGCCGAGGTGCTGGAGCGCCTCGCGCACACCGGCTTCGACGGCCACGTCGTCATCGAGGTCAACACCAGGCGCGCGATGTCCGGCGCCGAACGCGAGGCCGATCTCGCCGAGGCACTGGCCTTCACCCGCCTGCACCTGGCGCAGACCGTGTCCCCGGTGCCGGGCGGCCCGGCGACGCGGACGGACCGCCGGTGA
- a CDS encoding TetR/AcrR family transcriptional regulator — protein sequence MNGDAGGTTRRRGRPPGTESGDTRDRILTTAREEFSERGYEKTSVRGIAKAAGVDPALVHHYFGTKEQVFEAAIEVAFAPALRAPDAIGDAPLDEVGERLTRFILGLWENPASRTPLLAIVRSAVNNETAATVFRRLIATQVLRRVAAQLHLPDAELRVELAAAQLVGCAMLRYVIKVEPLASADPEQIVARLAPVVQGHLTGP from the coding sequence GTGAACGGCGACGCCGGCGGGACCACCCGGCGCCGCGGCCGCCCGCCCGGTACGGAGTCCGGGGACACCCGCGACCGCATCCTCACCACCGCCCGCGAGGAGTTCTCCGAGCGCGGCTACGAGAAGACCTCCGTGCGCGGCATCGCCAAGGCGGCAGGCGTGGACCCCGCGCTGGTCCACCACTACTTCGGCACCAAGGAGCAGGTCTTCGAGGCGGCCATCGAGGTCGCCTTCGCACCGGCCCTGCGGGCCCCCGACGCGATCGGCGACGCCCCCCTCGACGAGGTCGGCGAGCGGCTCACCCGCTTCATCCTCGGCCTCTGGGAGAACCCGGCCAGCCGGACGCCGCTGCTGGCCATCGTCCGCTCCGCCGTGAACAACGAGACCGCCGCCACCGTCTTCCGCCGGCTGATCGCCACCCAGGTGCTGCGCCGGGTCGCCGCCCAGCTGCACCTGCCGGACGCGGAACTGCGCGTCGAACTGGCGGCGGCGCAGCTGGTGGGGTGCGCGATGCTCCGCTACGTGATCAAGGTGGAACCGCTGGCCTCGGCCGACCCGGAGCAGATCGTCGCCCGCCTGGCCCCGGTCGTCCAGGGCCACCTCACCGGCCCCTGA
- a CDS encoding serine/threonine-protein kinase, with protein MAPQRDAGADAEAELPEYAGHYRLESRLGSGGMGVVHLARSTSGMRVAVKVVHATYARDPEFRGRFRQEVAAARRVSGAFTAPVVDADPEAGRPWMATLFIPGPTLSEQVKRNGPMDEPQLRRLMAGLAEALRDIHRVGVVHRDLKPSNVLLAEDGPKVIDFGISRPKDSELRTETGKLIGTPPYMAPEQFRRPREVGPAADVFTLGSLMVHAATGRGPFDSDSPYVVAYQVVHDEPDLTGVPDSLAPLVLRCLAKEPEDRPTPDELMRELRSVAAAYDTQVFIPAPRTERAETPAEAGAEPAPRASVELSERSEPSERSGRVLRRLGKRSALVAGAVGLAVVGSLVAVQAFGGSEPAGTPTAQSAPGGFGAWEAVPAAQGGGMPQCSYAARRLLCARPGVVFALDPADGSTLWRHPVEETVRSEPPVVSGGLVQPEVGLLGPLEALDPATGEPEWQEDMPAYDGLRTVGDMLLLTRADGMVTGVDSSSGRTRWTHRIPGQAVPYFTSFAGERHPAAYATSQSADGRRTHVTAVDPAGGDVRWDTELAGALTPVGTADGSVFLVVEGATYGDVTAVVRYTPATGATRRVKLPIPVEQASASAGVRGDTVYLMGAGGSLVAVDMAAEKQAWRLETGVSRGSAPVSDGRHVYVTAPDGRLLGVDARKGKLLGQTRPRLGADSDTVPASLPAPLLAGGHVYAGAPDGTVFGVAGRDPGGW; from the coding sequence ATGGCGCCGCAGCGGGATGCCGGAGCGGACGCGGAAGCGGAACTTCCGGAGTACGCCGGCCACTACCGGCTGGAGTCCCGCCTCGGCTCGGGCGGCATGGGCGTCGTGCACCTGGCCCGCAGCACCTCCGGGATGCGCGTCGCGGTCAAGGTCGTACACGCGACGTATGCCAGGGACCCCGAGTTCAGAGGGCGTTTCCGGCAGGAGGTGGCGGCGGCCCGGCGGGTGAGCGGGGCCTTCACGGCACCGGTCGTGGACGCCGATCCGGAGGCCGGACGGCCCTGGATGGCGACGCTGTTCATCCCCGGTCCGACGCTCTCGGAGCAGGTGAAGCGGAACGGGCCGATGGACGAGCCCCAGCTGCGGCGGCTGATGGCCGGACTCGCCGAGGCGCTGCGCGACATCCACCGGGTCGGCGTCGTGCACCGGGACCTCAAACCGAGCAACGTCCTGCTCGCCGAGGACGGTCCGAAGGTCATCGACTTCGGCATCTCCCGGCCCAAGGACAGCGAACTGCGCACCGAGACGGGGAAGTTGATCGGTACGCCGCCGTACATGGCGCCCGAGCAGTTCCGGCGGCCCCGGGAGGTGGGGCCCGCGGCCGACGTCTTCACCCTCGGTTCGCTGATGGTGCACGCGGCGACCGGGCGGGGGCCCTTCGACTCCGACAGCCCTTATGTCGTCGCGTACCAGGTCGTGCACGACGAGCCCGACCTGACCGGCGTTCCGGACTCGCTGGCGCCGCTGGTGCTGCGGTGCCTCGCCAAGGAGCCGGAGGACCGGCCGACTCCGGACGAGTTGATGCGGGAGCTGCGGTCGGTCGCGGCGGCCTACGACACACAGGTGTTCATACCGGCACCGCGGACGGAGCGGGCCGAGACCCCGGCGGAGGCCGGTGCGGAACCTGCGCCGCGGGCTTCCGTCGAGCTGTCCGAGCGGTCCGAGCCGTCCGAGCGGTCCGGGCGGGTCCTGCGGCGGCTCGGGAAGCGGTCGGCACTCGTCGCCGGGGCGGTGGGGCTCGCCGTGGTCGGGAGCCTCGTCGCCGTGCAGGCGTTCGGCGGTTCCGAGCCCGCGGGCACGCCCACCGCGCAGAGCGCGCCGGGCGGTTTCGGGGCGTGGGAGGCGGTGCCCGCGGCGCAGGGCGGCGGGATGCCGCAGTGCTCGTACGCGGCGCGGCGGCTGCTGTGCGCCCGTCCCGGCGTGGTCTTCGCCCTCGATCCGGCCGACGGGAGCACGCTGTGGCGGCACCCCGTCGAGGAGACCGTGCGCAGCGAACCGCCGGTCGTGTCGGGCGGGCTCGTGCAGCCCGAGGTCGGCCTCCTGGGCCCGCTGGAGGCGCTCGACCCCGCGACGGGCGAGCCGGAGTGGCAGGAGGACATGCCCGCGTACGACGGACTGCGCACCGTCGGCGACATGCTGCTGCTCACCCGCGCCGACGGGATGGTCACCGGCGTGGACAGCTCCTCGGGGCGGACGCGGTGGACGCACCGGATCCCCGGGCAGGCGGTGCCGTACTTCACCTCGTTCGCCGGGGAGCGGCATCCGGCGGCGTACGCGACGAGCCAGAGCGCGGACGGGCGCCGGACCCACGTCACCGCGGTGGACCCGGCCGGCGGGGACGTGCGCTGGGACACGGAGCTGGCGGGGGCGCTGACGCCCGTGGGGACGGCGGACGGTTCCGTGTTCCTCGTCGTCGAGGGGGCGACCTACGGCGACGTCACGGCCGTGGTCCGCTACACGCCCGCCACCGGGGCGACCCGGCGGGTGAAGCTGCCGATCCCGGTCGAGCAGGCGTCGGCGTCGGCGGGCGTGCGCGGGGACACCGTGTACCTCATGGGCGCGGGCGGGTCACTGGTCGCCGTCGACATGGCGGCGGAGAAGCAGGCCTGGCGGCTGGAGACGGGCGTGAGCCGGGGCTCGGCGCCGGTCTCCGACGGGCGGCACGTGTACGTCACCGCGCCCGACGGGCGGCTCCTCGGCGTCGACGCGCGCAAGGGCAAGCTCCTCGGGCAGACCCGGCCCCGGCTCGGCGCCGACTCCGACACGGTGCCCGCGTCACTGCCCGCGCCGCTGCTCGCGGGCGGGCACGTGTACGCGGGGGCGCCCGACGGGACCGTGTTCGGGGTGGCGGGGCGGGACCCGGGAGGCTGGTAA
- a CDS encoding membrane protein, producing the protein MSAENGKNGIPDTQAGPRPEPLRFYGTTWVNHDDGYAARRAGLAVGSLAVAAAACFVLRVAYQGLQIADIGSFVSLLMIVMFAICSALAFRHTWSGFTSRPDPDRQASMRGLLAIGFVGSLLAYFFRTFTEAPGEKLHRAEYDRAREDYEKRTTRRSGNPMKKRRRK; encoded by the coding sequence GTGAGCGCAGAGAACGGCAAGAACGGCATCCCGGACACCCAGGCGGGTCCCCGCCCCGAACCCCTCCGGTTCTACGGCACGACCTGGGTGAACCACGACGACGGCTACGCCGCCCGCCGGGCGGGCCTCGCCGTGGGCTCGCTCGCCGTGGCGGCCGCCGCCTGCTTCGTGCTCCGCGTCGCCTACCAGGGCCTTCAGATCGCCGACATCGGCAGCTTCGTCTCGCTGCTGATGATCGTGATGTTCGCGATCTGCAGCGCCCTGGCCTTCCGCCACACCTGGTCCGGCTTCACCAGCCGCCCCGACCCCGACCGCCAGGCCTCCATGCGTGGCCTGCTCGCCATCGGCTTCGTCGGCTCCCTCCTCGCCTATTTCTTCCGCACCTTCACCGAGGCACCGGGCGAGAAACTGCACCGCGCCGAGTACGACAGGGCCCGCGAGGACTACGAGAAGCGCACCACCCGCCGCTCGGGCAACCCAATGAAGAAGCGCCGCCGAAAGTAA
- a CDS encoding SH3 domain-containing protein gives MSVDQVQNIGGGEEGEKTGGEGVVAAAALRSYPVAPGYRLNVRSGPGTNYSTVRVLAEGSRVTINCQRTGQWVSGPYGTSNIWDNIGGGQYVSDAYILTGSDGWVAPRC, from the coding sequence ATGTCTGTCGACCAGGTCCAGAACATCGGCGGCGGGGAAGAGGGCGAAAAGACAGGGGGCGAGGGAGTCGTCGCGGCGGCGGCCCTGCGCTCCTACCCGGTCGCGCCGGGCTACCGCCTGAACGTGCGCAGCGGCCCGGGCACCAACTACTCCACGGTGCGGGTCCTGGCCGAGGGCTCCAGGGTCACGATCAACTGCCAGCGCACGGGGCAGTGGGTCTCCGGCCCCTACGGCACCTCGAACATCTGGGACAACATCGGCGGCGGTCAGTACGTCTCCGACGCGTACATCCTCACCGGCAGCGACGGTTGGGTGGCCCCGCGCTGCTGA